The sequence below is a genomic window from Sorangiineae bacterium MSr12523.
TTCGTGCACGCGCGACGGCGGTCGCCAATGGCGATATCACCCTGTTGAACTTCGGGATGCTGCGCGTGACGGTCGTGCGACCGTGACTCGGTTACGGCACGTGCATCGGCCGCGACGAGTGGCACGCGAGCATGCAGTTGGCTTGGCCCGTGTCGAGGACGTCCTTCTTCGTCACTTGCTGCGAGGCTGTCCGGACGCCAGCGAGCGCGCCGCGCGGAATCTCGGGTAGGGCGAACGTCGGCCGCAAGAAGAAATTCCCGTCCGCATCGGTGTGAAGAATCACGTGGCTGCCGTTTGGCAAGCGGAGGACGACTTCGGCACCGGCCACCCCCACGTCGGCGTTCGCGCTGTTCCACACGGTGCCAGACGCAACAAATTCGCTCGCAATGCTTCCGTGGCAATTGTTGCACGGCTGCCCGGCCGGATTGTTCCCGGTCGTGAATTGGTGGTTGGAGGAACGCGCGGACGGTCCTAGCCCGCCGGCAAAGGCGGGCGCGCCGGAGAAAGCGGTCGTCGGCCCGCTGTCGGCGTCCAGCCCCGCGTCGGCCCCGGGTTGGTGCGCGTCTCCCCCCGCATCGCGCGGAACGTCGACGGCGCCGTCATGCGCGTTGCCCCCATCGAGGGGCCCCTCGCCTGGAGGTTGAGCGTCCACGCCGGAGTCGCTCGAATCGGGCGGCCCGTAGTTGTTGACCGTCGTCTCGGAACACCCAACGACGCACGAAATTCCAAGAGCTAAGGCCACACGTAAGCCGCGGAGCATTTGCTCCCCAACTTAGCGCTTGGACAGCAAATCGCAATCCAAACTGTCCCGTACGCGCACGACATCATGGCACTTGAAAGCGAATCGTGGCTCCGAACCATCTTCAGGTTTCTCGCGTTCGCCCGCTACCAGGCATCGCCGCCGACTCTCGCTGACAACGATGTTGGCGAAGTCCAATGCGATTCCCGCGGTGCGCTCCACGTGCGCGTCGTCGCGGAGGGGCCAGAGACCGGTGCGACTCGCTCGAAGTGGAGCGACGCCTTGCGGTACGAGGCTCGTCGCGTCGTCACGACTTTTCCCGCGAAGCTCCACATGCTCCTTGGATTCAATGCCGGCGCCGCGACGCGGTTCGTCTTGGTTTTCGACACATTTGTTGAGCCCGTTGCTGACACGATTCCGAAGTTCGCCTTTCCGGTCGAATCCGGCCAACCATTTTCGCTGACGCTGCCTCGAGGGCGTGAGTTCGGCTTGGGCATCTTCGTCGCCGCCTCGACCTCGGGCGACAAATACACGCCGGACGCCGGCGCCCAGTTCCACTTCGTCGCGGAGTATACGTGATGCTCCTGCTCGGCGTTCCGGGGTTGGCTGTCCGGCGCAATCCACCGCCAGTCGGAAGCGTCCTTTGGGAGGCCGACTTCACGTCGCTTACCCCGGGCCCCGTTGCGTCCCTGCCCAGCAGACTGCAGTTCGCTCGCAATAGCGCGGCAACGGTACGAACCTCCCGAAGCGAGGTCGTAGCGGTGCCCTCTGGAGCCGCTCGAATTGCGCAGCACGGTGACGCCAGCACGCGCGGACTGCTCCTCGAAGAAGCGCGGGAAAACAAGCTGCTCGCGCCGCGGGACCTCGGCGCGAGTGCATGGACCACCGGTACGGGCACGACCGCGCGCGACGCGGCCGCGGGCCCTGACGGCGCCATGATGGCCGACCAGAGCACGATTGCCGAGCGGAAGTACTCCAATCTCCAACGAATCGTGCTCACCGGGTCGTGTGTCGCCAGCCAGTGGTTGCGCGCCGTTTCCGCGGGGGAGCCGGCCAAGGCTTTTCAATTCGTAATTACGAACGATCCCGGTGCCGTTTGGTACATGCGCGGAACCGCCGGCACCACCTGGCGTCAGGTGGTCGCGCCCATCGTGCCGGCAAACGGGGGTGCACTGTATTTCGAGCCGTTCAATGGAAATGACATCGGCCAGGGCCCGCTGGCGCAGGACTTTTACTCCGATCTGCACCAATTTGAACTTGGCGCTTTCCCGACCTCCTGGACCCCTGGTAAGCGCGGCGAAGATCAGCTCGGACACCCCAACGTCTCCGAATTGATGGATCAAGATCGATTCGCGTTCGAGGCCGAACTTCGCCCAATTGCAGCATTCGACCGGTACTCCGCGCCGACCGCTATCTGGGGCGTCGGAGATGCGTGGGCCGTGGTCGACAGCGTGCACGTGCGGGCGCGCGGCGGCGGGAGCAGCAGCGAGAGCTTCATGGGCAACGCGATCGACCGGTATGGGCCGGCGGATCGCGTGCGCATCTTTGTGGCAGTCGACAACCTCGAGCGTCGCATCGAATACGTCACGCAAGTCCAGGATGGGCCCGTGCACCGAGGCTCCACGTCGCTCTCCGGTCCAGTCCCGGTTGGCCAACCCGTATCCATCCTGCGTGGCACGGCGGATGGCCAGTGCTGGTCGTCGTGCGTGCAGCGCCTGGGCACGTACCGTCGAGGGCAGAGTCCTGCATGGACGAACGCCCCCCTCGGATACGACGTGAGGCGTGAGCTGGCCCCGGTGCTCTGGCTCAATGCGGATCGCGGCGTCGATCTCGACAGTGAAGGGCGTGTGGCACGGTGGCTTGACCAAAGCTGGGACGATTCTCACCTCGAGCAGGCGGATCCCAAGCTTCGCCCCAGGTTTATCGCGGCGGCTCTGGGGACGCGCAGTCGGCCAGCGATCGATTTTGGTAACGGCACCTTTCTCGAGCACGTCGGAAACCTCCTCGACGCGGCGAACAGCGCGTATTCGGTGTTGATCGTAGGTCAAAGTGGCAATGGTGCCCTGCTGACGCTCCGTCGATCGAGTGTCTACTCGGCATCACTGCTCTTCAAGTCGCAGAACGTCTTCTACGTGCATGGCGATGGCAAAAATGCATTCGCCAACGTCACGACAGCCGACCTGTCAAATGAGATTACCGGGACAGCTTTCGCGAGCGCGCACGTCTACAGCGGAGGAACGACGAATCCGACCATCTACTTGAACGGCCTTCAGCGACCGATCACCTCGAGCGGCACGCGTCAGACGACCGAAGACGGAAGCGCTGGTCTCTTCTTGGGAAAGTCGCCGTCCGGGCAACCCTGGGGCGGTCTGATCTC
It includes:
- a CDS encoding LamG domain-containing protein, which gives rise to MPSGAARIAQHGDASTRGLLLEEARENKLLAPRDLGASAWTTGTGTTARDAAAGPDGAMMADQSTIAERKYSNLQRIVLTGSCVASQWLRAVSAGEPAKAFQFVITNDPGAVWYMRGTAGTTWRQVVAPIVPANGGALYFEPFNGNDIGQGPLAQDFYSDLHQFELGAFPTSWTPGKRGEDQLGHPNVSELMDQDRFAFEAELRPIAAFDRYSAPTAIWGVGDAWAVVDSVHVRARGGGSSSESFMGNAIDRYGPADRVRIFVAVDNLERRIEYVTQVQDGPVHRGSTSLSGPVPVGQPVSILRGTADGQCWSSCVQRLGTYRRGQSPAWTNAPLGYDVRRELAPVLWLNADRGVDLDSEGRVARWLDQSWDDSHLEQADPKLRPRFIAAALGTRSRPAIDFGNGTFLEHVGNLLDAANSAYSVLIVGQSGNGALLTLRRSSVYSASLLFKSQNVFYVHGDGKNAFANVTTADLSNEITGTAFASAHVYSGGTTNPTIYLNGLQRPITSSGTRQTTEDGSAGLFLGKSPSGQPWGGLISEVIVLNSAISAAALQKLLTYQTEFFGLPPAGG